The following are encoded in a window of Sminthopsis crassicaudata isolate SCR6 chromosome 3, ASM4859323v1, whole genome shotgun sequence genomic DNA:
- the LOC141562472 gene encoding olfactory receptor 51L1-like, which produces MGLPGFLHFHFAKELTHENSITWTSSCLRMDSFNNSGFRPLLLTGFPGLEASHPQISVLFCVLYLIAFVGNSLILVVIWKEQSLHEPMYFFLSMLAASDLGLCATTLPTLLKLFWLNARQIPFDSCLVQMFFIHVFSLMESGILLTMAFDRYIAISSPLHYTTILTNATIVKIGFGLMLRATAVILPGPFLIKRLKFCKANVLSHSYCLHPDIIKLSCSDHRINSIYGLIIILITFGLDSVLILLSYLRILITVLGIASHKEQLKAFNTCVSHICAVLLVYIPMLGVSIIHRFGKHVPPVVHIIMGYVYLLVPPVLNPIVYCIKTREIRTCIFRLCQKK; this is translated from the exons atgggTCTTCCTGGCTTCTTGCACTTCCACTTTGCTAAAGAGCTGACCCATGAAAACAGTATAACTTG GACGTCTTCCTGTTTGAGAATGGACTCCTTCAACAACAGTGGCTTTAGACCCTTGCTCCTGACTGGCTTTCCAGGCCTAGAGGCTTCACACCCACAGATCTCTGTCCTCTTCTGTGTCCTCTACTTGATTGCTTTTGTAGGTAACAGTTTGATTTTGGTGGTAATCTGGAAAGAACAGTCACTCCATGAGcccatgtattttttcctttccatgttAGCTGCCAGTGATCTAGGCCTCTGTGCCACCACCCTGCCCACTCTGCTCAAGCTTTTCTGGCTTAATGCCCGCCAGATTCCTTTTGATTCCTGCCTGGTTCAGATGTTCTTCATCCATGTCTTCTCCCTCATGGAGTCAGGCATTCTGTTGACTATGGCTTTTGATCGATATATAGCAATCTCCAGTCCACTCCATTATACAACCATCTTGACCAATGCTACCATTGTCAAGATTGGCTTTGGCCTAATGCTTCGTGCAACTGCAGTCATCCTCCCAGGACCATTCCTCATCAAACGATTAAAGTTCTGTAAGGCAAATGTCCTTTCTCACTCCTACTGCCTTCATCCAGATATTATCAAGCTCTCCTGCTCTGACCACCGTATCAATAGCATCTATGGtcttattatcatcctcattacTTTTGGTCTAGACTCTGTGCTCATTCTTCTCTCCTACTTGAGAATTCTGATCACAGTATTGGGCATTGCCTCCCATAAGGAGCAGCTCAAGGCCTTCAACACCTGTGTCTCTCACATCTGTGCTGTGTTATTGGTTTATATTCCCATGCTAGGTGTATCCATCATTCATCGCTTTGGGAAACATGTCCCACCTGTGGTTCACATCATCATGGGCTATGTTTATCTGCTGGTCCCCCCTGTGCTCAACCCCATTGTATATTGTATCAAGACTCGTGAAATTCGTACCTGCATCTTCAGGCTCtgtcagaaaaaataa